A genome region from Candidatus Zixiibacteriota bacterium includes the following:
- a CDS encoding xanthine dehydrogenase family protein molybdopterin-binding subunit — MRKRSFQYVGRSVPRVDGVDKVTGRAKFLGDLVVPGMLHGKILRSPYPHARIRSIDTTQAEALPGVAAVLTAADLEGLDAVYNGRPVIATGKVRYVGEPVAAVAAADAETAEEAAGLIAVEYEELPAAIGIDAARAPGAPLIHEGKVDNICAHESVERGSVKEGFAQADEVFEDHFTFPMVYHYAMEPHAVVASWTEEGVTVWSSAQHPFQVRKDIAQVFRIPVERVRMVISYLGGGYGSKSYTKFEPLVVALARKAGAPVRVCNSVADSMVTVRRHAAKVRIKTGFKRDGTIVAREAEIYLDTGAYDDNGPQVTVRAATRVLGPYRIPNIRTDAYAIYTNSGSAGSFRAIGAPQVIFAGESQMDIAAARLGIDPAELRRKNLLRRGEELRPGLKGIDANLASGLRKLLGASQWKKSARKKNAPIGMACAVTNAGATPVSVALARAQADGTVEIVAGSTEMGQGVRTVLSQIAAEELTLSPDRIRISGADTRVTPYDSSTGSSRSTTCMGTAVQAAARDLKKQLIDIASETFRCPRNRVTVADGALISGEARLTFKEALERRFGRGSGGELIGRGYTSPSITDGKLPVFWEVGMGMVELELDVETGLIEIKRLVSVADVGKAIHPEGCIGQEEGAAMMGIGHTLFEQLVYDSSGQLVNSNLVDYRVPRFSDVPEEFHTVLVENEDGPGPFGVRGMGEGGLLSIAPAVSNALDRATGVRIRDLPLTPERVWRALRGTDKK, encoded by the coding sequence ATGCGCAAGCGGTCGTTCCAGTACGTCGGGCGCAGCGTTCCCAGGGTGGACGGCGTCGACAAGGTAACCGGCAGGGCGAAGTTTCTCGGCGATCTCGTCGTGCCGGGCATGCTTCACGGGAAAATCCTGCGGAGCCCCTACCCGCACGCGCGGATCCGCTCGATCGACACCACGCAGGCCGAGGCTCTGCCCGGGGTGGCGGCGGTCCTCACCGCCGCCGACCTCGAGGGCCTCGATGCCGTCTACAACGGCCGGCCGGTGATCGCGACGGGCAAGGTTCGCTACGTCGGCGAACCCGTGGCGGCGGTCGCCGCGGCGGACGCGGAGACCGCGGAGGAGGCCGCCGGCCTGATCGCCGTCGAGTACGAGGAGCTTCCCGCGGCCATCGGGATCGACGCCGCCCGCGCTCCGGGAGCTCCGCTGATTCACGAAGGCAAAGTGGACAACATCTGCGCGCACGAGAGCGTGGAGCGGGGAAGCGTCAAGGAAGGTTTCGCGCAGGCCGACGAGGTCTTCGAGGATCACTTCACGTTTCCCATGGTCTACCATTACGCGATGGAGCCTCACGCGGTGGTCGCCAGCTGGACCGAGGAGGGCGTCACCGTGTGGTCCTCGGCGCAGCACCCGTTTCAGGTCCGCAAGGACATCGCCCAGGTCTTCCGGATTCCGGTCGAGCGGGTGCGCATGGTGATCAGCTATCTCGGCGGCGGCTACGGGAGCAAGTCCTACACCAAGTTCGAGCCGCTGGTGGTGGCGCTGGCCCGCAAGGCCGGCGCGCCGGTCCGGGTGTGCAATTCGGTCGCGGACTCGATGGTGACCGTTCGCCGCCACGCCGCCAAGGTCAGGATCAAGACCGGCTTCAAGAGGGACGGCACGATCGTGGCGCGGGAAGCGGAGATCTATCTCGACACCGGCGCTTACGACGACAATGGCCCGCAGGTGACCGTCCGGGCGGCGACCCGGGTGCTCGGCCCCTACCGCATTCCCAACATCCGCACCGACGCCTATGCGATCTATACCAACTCGGGCTCCGCGGGATCGTTTCGCGCGATCGGCGCTCCCCAGGTGATCTTCGCCGGAGAATCCCAGATGGACATCGCGGCCGCGCGCCTCGGCATCGATCCGGCGGAGCTCCGGCGCAAAAACCTGCTGCGGCGCGGAGAGGAGCTGCGGCCCGGCCTCAAGGGAATCGATGCGAACCTCGCCTCAGGGTTGAGAAAGCTTCTCGGCGCGAGCCAGTGGAAGAAGTCGGCGCGAAAAAAGAACGCTCCGATCGGCATGGCCTGCGCCGTGACCAACGCGGGGGCCACACCGGTTTCGGTGGCGCTCGCGCGCGCACAGGCCGACGGAACGGTCGAGATCGTCGCCGGCAGCACGGAGATGGGGCAGGGGGTGCGGACGGTCCTGTCGCAGATCGCGGCGGAGGAGCTGACGCTGTCCCCGGATCGGATTCGGATTTCCGGTGCCGACACCAGGGTCACCCCCTACGACAGCTCGACGGGCTCGAGCCGCTCGACGACCTGCATGGGAACGGCGGTGCAGGCGGCGGCGCGCGACCTCAAGAAGCAGCTGATCGACATCGCCAGCGAGACGTTCCGCTGCCCGCGCAACCGCGTCACGGTCGCCGACGGAGCGTTGATCTCCGGCGAGGCCCGCCTCACGTTCAAGGAAGCGCTCGAACGCCGTTTCGGCAGAGGATCAGGAGGCGAGCTGATCGGGCGCGGCTACACCTCGCCGAGCATCACCGACGGGAAGCTCCCCGTGTTCTGGGAAGTGGGCATGGGAATGGTGGAGCTGGAGCTCGACGTGGAAACCGGGCTGATCGAGATCAAGCGCCTGGTGTCGGTGGCCGACGTCGGCAAGGCGATCCACCCCGAGGGCTGCATCGGGCAGGAAGAGGGGGCGGCGATGATGGGAATCGGCCACACCCTGTTCGAGCAGCTGGTGTACGACTCGAGCGGGCAGCTGGTGAACTCGAACCTCGTCGACTACCGCGTGCCGCGTTTTTCCGACGTGCCCGAGGAATTTCACACGGTGCTGGTGGAAAACGAGGACGGCCCGGGGCCGTTCGGAGTTCGCGGGATGGGGGAGGGAGGGTTGCTGTCGATCGCGCCCGCGGTGAGCAACGCGCTCGACCGCGCCACCGGCGTTCGCATCCGGGACCTCCCGCTCACGCCCGAGCGAGTTTGGCGGGCGCTGCGGGGAACGGATAAAAAATAA
- a CDS encoding HAD-IA family hydrolase encodes MEFRAVFFDAAGTLIRPARPVGEIYAAAARRYGVEAPAREIDRRFRVCFEEAPPLAFPGAAPSERSGRARSWWRTLVARVFEPWAPFDAFDRCFTELFDYYGSAEAWTLYPEVPETLAALRGRGLTLAVISNFDSRLHGVLRGLGVAPYLENVYVSAEVGYAKPAPEIFAAALEAHGLEPRSAVHVGDSEENDLAGAVQAGLAGVLVDRRTDGSAAPVAGGTRIHSLRELLPLLDRGANSG; translated from the coding sequence ATGGAGTTTCGGGCGGTATTCTTCGACGCGGCGGGAACGCTGATTCGGCCTGCGCGGCCGGTCGGCGAGATTTACGCCGCCGCGGCGCGGCGGTACGGCGTGGAGGCGCCGGCGCGGGAGATCGACCGGCGATTCCGCGTCTGCTTCGAGGAGGCTCCGCCGCTCGCCTTCCCCGGCGCTGCGCCCTCCGAGCGAAGCGGGCGTGCCCGCTCCTGGTGGCGCACGCTGGTGGCGCGCGTCTTCGAGCCGTGGGCTCCGTTCGACGCTTTCGACCGCTGCTTTACCGAGCTGTTCGATTACTACGGCTCCGCGGAAGCCTGGACGCTCTATCCCGAAGTCCCGGAAACGCTGGCGGCTCTCAGGGGCCGCGGCCTCACGCTCGCGGTGATCTCGAACTTCGATTCCCGCCTCCACGGCGTCCTGCGCGGCCTGGGAGTCGCTCCCTACCTCGAGAACGTCTATGTCTCGGCCGAGGTCGGATACGCCAAGCCGGCCCCGGAGATCTTCGCGGCCGCGCTGGAAGCGCACGGGCTCGAGCCCCGCAGCGCCGTGCACGTGGGCGACAGCGAGGAAAACGATCTCGCCGGTGCCGTACAGGCTGGACTAGCCGGCGTGCTCGTCGACCGGCGCACGGACGGCTCCGCCGCGCCTGTCGCAGGCGGAACCCGCATCCACAGCCTTCGCGAGCTCCTGCCGTTGCTGGACCGCGGCGCAAATTCGGGCTGA
- the pncA gene encoding bifunctional nicotinamidase/pyrazinamidase, producing MPDAAEKDALVVVDLQNDFCPGGALGVAGGDKIIPIVNDYIKKFAARGLPVIATRDWHPEKTRHFAEYGGAWPPHCVQGTRGAEFHPELRLEGAIVVSKGMDPSEDSYSGFEACDAEGTPLPELLRRLGVERIFIVGLATDYCVRHTALDALRRGFKVVVLKNAVAGVNLKPGDSEEALAEMARAGAELRESL from the coding sequence ATGCCGGACGCAGCGGAAAAAGACGCGCTGGTGGTCGTCGATCTCCAGAACGACTTTTGTCCCGGCGGGGCTCTCGGAGTGGCGGGCGGGGACAAGATCATTCCGATCGTCAACGACTACATCAAGAAATTCGCCGCGCGTGGGCTTCCCGTCATTGCAACTCGGGACTGGCACCCCGAAAAGACCAGGCATTTCGCCGAGTACGGAGGAGCGTGGCCGCCGCACTGCGTCCAGGGAACCCGCGGCGCGGAGTTCCACCCGGAGCTCCGGCTCGAAGGCGCGATCGTGGTCTCCAAGGGCATGGACCCCTCCGAGGACAGCTATTCGGGGTTCGAGGCTTGCGATGCGGAAGGGACACCGTTGCCGGAGCTGCTGCGGCGGCTCGGGGTGGAGCGCATCTTCATCGTGGGGCTGGCGACGGATTATTGCGTGCGGCACACCGCGCTCGACGCGCTGCGCCGGGGATTCAAGGTCGTGGTGCTCAAGAACGCCGTCGCGGGAGTGAACCTGAAGCCGGGGGATTCGGAAGAGGCGCTCGCCGAGATGGCGCGGGCCGGCGCGGAGCTCCGGGAGTCTCTGTAA
- a CDS encoding 3'(2'),5'-bisphosphate nucleotidase CysQ: MNDFEYRAELETAEKAAREAGAIVMAMFRGKFDVREKGRNNPVTTADLRANQRIREIIRGRFPEDGWLSEEDKDSAQRLAARRVWVIDPIDGTKEFIEGVPQFAISIGFVVGGFPKVAVVFNPAEQKLYCAGAGQGAFLNGRSIHVTTRSEVEGALLLVSRSEPQRKFQVFVDRCSIEPIGSIAFRLAKVAGGDGDGTLTFRLISEWDVCAGVLIVEEAGGKVLDGAGQELTFNRRNPRHRGVIAANERLARALQVFWQKAMAETRVPVR, translated from the coding sequence GTGAACGACTTTGAATACCGCGCGGAGCTCGAAACCGCGGAGAAGGCCGCCAGGGAAGCGGGCGCCATCGTCATGGCGATGTTCAGGGGGAAGTTCGATGTCCGGGAAAAGGGCAGGAACAACCCCGTGACCACCGCCGATTTACGGGCGAATCAGAGGATCCGGGAAATCATCCGCGGGCGTTTTCCCGAGGACGGCTGGCTTTCGGAAGAGGACAAGGACAGCGCGCAAAGGCTCGCCGCCCGGCGCGTCTGGGTCATCGATCCCATCGACGGAACCAAGGAGTTCATCGAAGGCGTCCCTCAGTTCGCGATCTCGATCGGCTTCGTTGTCGGAGGCTTTCCCAAGGTCGCGGTGGTTTTCAACCCGGCCGAGCAGAAGCTCTACTGCGCCGGCGCCGGACAGGGGGCGTTTCTGAACGGCCGCTCCATTCACGTGACGACGCGGTCCGAAGTCGAGGGGGCCTTGCTGCTGGTGAGCCGGTCGGAGCCCCAGCGGAAGTTTCAGGTCTTCGTGGACCGTTGCTCGATCGAGCCGATCGGAAGCATCGCCTTCCGGCTGGCCAAGGTAGCCGGCGGCGACGGAGACGGCACGCTGACCTTCCGCTTGATTTCGGAATGGGACGTCTGCGCCGGGGTGCTCATCGTCGAGGAGGCAGGCGGCAAGGTGCTCGACGGCGCAGGACAGGAGCTGACGTTCAACCGCCGGAACCCGCGGCACAGAGGCGTCATCGCCGCCAACGAGCGGCTCGCGCGCGCTCTCCAGGTTTTTTGGCAGAAGGCCATGGCCGAGACCCGCGTCCCGGTCCGCTAG
- a CDS encoding Rieske 2Fe-2S domain-containing protein, producing MEITIYLSLGFLLLYALGLVLHRIKFVRDRRRMRLESRLGRRVVARVEEVAPGTVKKFWLICEKYRVDGFVVNDGGEFHAYVNRCRHMPTPLDFVRDEFFSADGRHLMCYTHGALYEPATGFCVSGPCQGQSLYRLPVTVDRGEVLVGCPEGDLSFLKD from the coding sequence ATGGAAATCACGATATATCTCTCGCTCGGCTTTCTGCTGCTCTACGCTCTCGGGCTGGTTCTTCACCGGATCAAGTTCGTCCGGGACCGGCGGCGGATGCGCCTCGAGAGCAGGCTCGGGCGCCGGGTGGTTGCCAGGGTGGAGGAGGTTGCGCCGGGCACGGTGAAGAAATTCTGGCTGATCTGCGAGAAGTACCGGGTGGACGGGTTCGTGGTGAACGACGGCGGCGAGTTCCACGCCTACGTCAACCGCTGCCGGCACATGCCGACGCCTCTGGATTTCGTACGCGACGAGTTCTTCAGCGCCGACGGGCGCCATCTGATGTGCTACACGCACGGCGCGCTTTACGAGCCCGCGACCGGTTTTTGCGTCTCGGGGCCGTGCCAGGGCCAGTCGCTGTACCGCCTGCCGGTGACGGTCGACCGCGGCGAAGTGCTGGTCGGATGTCCGGAGGGAGATCTTTCGTTCTTGAAGGACTGA
- a CDS encoding Rieske 2Fe-2S domain-containing protein — protein MGSEGKAGRKLIGKVGDLAHGGSRKFVLRCAESTVEAMLVNYRGELRAYVNRCRHVALSLDWVDNRFFTADTRYLLCANHGALYEPTTGECVWGPCAGKALRRVPLEIEGGKIFARCPDDGDDRGA, from the coding sequence ATGGGTTCTGAAGGGAAGGCCGGGCGCAAGCTGATCGGCAAGGTCGGAGATCTGGCGCACGGCGGGAGCAGGAAGTTCGTCCTTCGCTGCGCCGAAAGCACCGTCGAGGCGATGCTCGTCAACTACCGGGGCGAGCTCCGCGCCTACGTGAACCGCTGCCGCCACGTCGCGCTCTCCCTGGACTGGGTCGACAATCGGTTCTTCACCGCCGATACGCGCTATCTGCTCTGCGCCAATCACGGCGCTCTCTACGAGCCGACGACCGGCGAATGCGTCTGGGGACCGTGCGCGGGAAAGGCGCTCCGGCGGGTGCCGCTCGAGATCGAAGGCGGCAAGATCTTCGCCCGCTGCCCGGACGACGGAGACGACCGGGGGGCGTGA
- a CDS encoding histidine triad nucleotide-binding protein: MSECLFCGIVEGKVRGEIVYRGDSVVAFKDIHPRAPVHLLIVPRKHVETLLDFEPADGAVAGEIFRAAAELARKYGVADTGFRLVVNCGPHAGQTVFHVHFHLLGGRALGWPPG; this comes from the coding sequence ATGAGCGAGTGTCTCTTTTGCGGGATCGTGGAGGGGAAGGTGAGGGGCGAGATCGTCTATCGGGGCGATTCGGTGGTGGCCTTCAAGGACATCCACCCGAGGGCGCCGGTCCACCTGCTGATCGTTCCGCGGAAACACGTCGAGACCCTGCTCGATTTCGAGCCCGCGGACGGCGCGGTGGCCGGCGAGATCTTCCGGGCCGCGGCGGAGCTGGCCCGGAAATACGGCGTCGCGGATACGGGTTTCCGGCTCGTGGTCAACTGTGGGCCGCACGCGGGGCAGACGGTTTTTCACGTTCACTTCCACCTGCTCGGCGGGCGCGCGCTCGGCTGGCCGCCGGGGTAG
- a CDS encoding Glu/Leu/Phe/Val dehydrogenase: MATEEWHSETYDMAVQQFDIAAGRLNLDPNVANRLRRPDRSLIVSVPTRMDDGRVRVFTGYRVQHNDVLGPFKGGIRYNPGVNLGEVSALAMWMTWKCSLVGLPLGGAKGGIACDPATLSRQELQSMTRRYTAEILNFIGPEVDIPAPDMGTNEQVMAWVMDTYSQHKGHAVPEIVTGKPVAIGGTLGRKEATGRGVVYTIMEAAKHLGIDLGKCTAVVQGFGNVGSVVVKELANIGVKVIGVSDRTGGLYDARGLPVAELLKVAERDHSLEGCKHGDKITNAELLELQCDILVPAAIEMQITGANADRIKCRILAEGANGPTTVEADAVLNDKGIFVIPDILANAGGVVVSYFEWVQDLQNFFWTEEEVHRKLRDILVRSFHAVLDASVRHKVDMRLAALMIGIERVARAMLWRGLYA; the protein is encoded by the coding sequence ATGGCGACCGAAGAGTGGCACAGCGAGACCTACGACATGGCCGTGCAGCAGTTCGACATCGCCGCCGGGAGGCTGAACCTCGATCCCAACGTGGCCAATCGCCTGCGTCGGCCCGACCGCTCGCTGATCGTGAGCGTTCCGACCCGAATGGACGACGGGCGGGTCCGGGTCTTCACCGGCTACCGGGTGCAGCACAACGACGTGCTCGGCCCCTTCAAGGGGGGCATCCGCTACAATCCCGGAGTGAACCTGGGGGAGGTGTCGGCTCTGGCGATGTGGATGACCTGGAAGTGCTCGCTGGTCGGCCTGCCGCTGGGCGGCGCGAAGGGCGGGATCGCCTGCGACCCGGCGACGCTTTCGCGCCAGGAGCTGCAGTCGATGACCCGGCGCTACACCGCCGAGATCCTCAATTTCATCGGGCCGGAAGTCGACATCCCGGCGCCCGACATGGGAACGAACGAACAGGTGATGGCGTGGGTCATGGACACCTACAGCCAGCACAAGGGACACGCGGTCCCGGAGATCGTCACCGGCAAGCCGGTCGCGATCGGCGGAACGCTCGGGCGCAAGGAGGCGACCGGCCGGGGCGTGGTTTACACCATCATGGAGGCGGCCAAGCACCTCGGGATCGATCTCGGCAAGTGCACGGCCGTGGTCCAGGGCTTCGGCAACGTCGGCTCCGTGGTGGTCAAGGAGCTGGCGAACATCGGCGTGAAGGTGATCGGCGTTTCGGATAGGACCGGAGGGTTGTACGACGCCAGGGGCCTTCCGGTGGCGGAGCTGTTGAAGGTCGCCGAGCGCGACCACAGCCTGGAGGGGTGCAAACACGGCGACAAGATCACGAACGCCGAGCTGCTCGAGCTCCAGTGCGACATTCTCGTGCCGGCCGCCATCGAGATGCAGATCACCGGCGCCAACGCCGATCGGATCAAGTGCCGCATCCTGGCGGAAGGAGCGAACGGTCCGACGACCGTAGAGGCCGACGCCGTGCTGAACGACAAGGGGATTTTCGTCATCCCGGACATTCTCGCGAACGCGGGCGGCGTGGTGGTCTCCTACTTCGAATGGGTGCAGGACCTGCAGAACTTCTTCTGGACCGAGGAGGAGGTCCACCGCAAGCTCCGCGACATCCTGGTGCGCTCGTTCCACGCGGTGCTCGACGCCAGCGTCAGACACAAGGTCGACATGCGCCTGGCGGCGCTCATGATCGGGATCGAGCGCGTGGCGCGCGCGATGCTGTGGCGGGGCCTCTACGCTTGA
- the efp gene encoding elongation factor P, with amino-acid sequence MIQATQLRTGMIIVHEGDLYRVTAVRHLTPGNKRGFMQTKLKNLRTGVGTEYKFRSEDRVEQATLETRQMQYLYGDGDLHTFMDTENYEQITLTADDIGDLLAFLLPNQVVEVELHEGKPVGVSPPSTVDLEVIDTEPSLKGATATASYKPAKLETGVTIQVPPFIQVGDRVRVDPSEGTYLERVK; translated from the coding sequence ATGATTCAGGCTACGCAGCTGCGGACGGGGATGATCATCGTTCACGAGGGAGACCTGTACCGGGTCACCGCCGTGCGCCATCTCACCCCGGGCAACAAGCGCGGCTTCATGCAGACCAAGCTGAAAAATCTCCGGACGGGCGTCGGCACGGAGTACAAGTTCCGCTCCGAGGACCGCGTCGAGCAGGCGACGCTCGAGACCCGCCAGATGCAGTATCTGTACGGGGACGGCGATCTCCACACTTTCATGGACACCGAGAACTACGAGCAGATCACGCTGACCGCCGACGACATCGGCGACCTTCTGGCCTTTCTGCTGCCCAACCAGGTGGTGGAGGTGGAGTTGCACGAGGGAAAGCCGGTGGGCGTGAGCCCTCCCTCGACCGTCGACCTCGAGGTGATCGACACCGAGCCGTCGCTCAAAGGGGCGACGGCCACCGCGTCCTACAAGCCCGCGAAGCTCGAGACCGGAGTCACGATCCAGGTCCCGCCGTTCATCCAGGTCGGCGACAGGGTCCGGGTCGATCCATCGGAGGGCACCTACCTCGAACGCGTCAAGTAG
- the coaE gene encoding dephospho-CoA kinase (Dephospho-CoA kinase (CoaE) performs the final step in coenzyme A biosynthesis.), translated as MKRVGLTGGIASGKSTVAAILRRLGAEVVDADAIAREVVRPGEPAWREIVDAFGREVLEPDGTLDRKKLREIVFSDPAARKRLEAITHPRIRELAQRRIEELERAGARLVVYEAPLFFETNAHHWLRPVILVACDESTQRERLRARDRLSEEEIDRHLEAQMSLEEKRRLADYVIENTGSLADLERKVEALLREIEST; from the coding sequence GTGAAACGCGTCGGCCTCACCGGCGGCATCGCCTCGGGGAAAAGCACGGTCGCGGCCATCCTCCGCCGCCTCGGCGCCGAGGTCGTCGACGCCGACGCGATCGCCCGCGAGGTCGTGCGGCCGGGGGAGCCCGCCTGGCGGGAGATCGTGGACGCCTTCGGACGCGAGGTCCTCGAGCCGGACGGCACCCTCGACCGCAAGAAGCTGCGCGAGATCGTCTTCAGCGACCCGGCCGCGCGAAAACGGCTCGAAGCGATCACGCACCCGCGGATCCGGGAACTCGCTCAGCGGCGGATCGAAGAGCTCGAGCGCGCGGGCGCGCGCCTGGTCGTCTACGAGGCGCCGCTCTTCTTCGAGACCAACGCGCACCACTGGCTCCGGCCGGTGATCCTCGTGGCCTGCGATGAGTCGACGCAGAGGGAAAGGCTGCGGGCCAGGGACCGCCTGAGCGAAGAAGAGATCGACCGCCATCTGGAGGCGCAAATGAGCCTGGAAGAAAAGCGGCGGCTCGCCGATTACGTGATCGAGAACACCGGGAGCCTCGCCGACCTGGAACGGAAGGTCGAAGCCCTTCTGCGGGAGATCGAGTCTACTTGA
- the grxC gene encoding glutaredoxin 3: MKTKPRVVIYTTTYCPYCAAAKALLRSKQVEFEEIDVTADPERRAEMERLSGRRTVPQIFIDDLPIGGYDDARRLDAEGELDRLLGK, from the coding sequence GTGAAAACGAAGCCGCGAGTGGTAATCTATACGACGACCTATTGCCCGTACTGTGCCGCCGCCAAGGCGCTCCTGCGCTCGAAGCAGGTCGAGTTCGAGGAGATCGACGTGACCGCCGACCCCGAGCGGCGCGCCGAGATGGAGCGCCTCTCGGGCCGTCGCACCGTGCCGCAGATCTTCATTGACGATCTCCCGATCGGCGGCTACGACGACGCGCGCCGCCTCGACGCCGAGGGCGAGCTCGACCGTTTGCTGGGGAAGTAA
- a CDS encoding transposase: protein MRGLEYNLLFRWFLDMEVEEAAFDHSTFSKNRQRLIGHDIATEFFSGVIEKPASSGCCLMSTSPWMGRSLNGGLLFTVLGSTAGSRPREVGDGTGMVDFRGEEKSNQTHESSTDPLAAYLVGSAYNLLRMAFAPGHRITACANPNV, encoded by the coding sequence TTGCGAGGGCTGGAGTACAACCTGTTGTTTCGCTGGTTTTTGGACATGGAAGTGGAGGAGGCGGCGTTCGATCATTCGACGTTTTCCAAGAACCGGCAGCGGCTGATTGGGCACGACATTGCCACGGAGTTCTTTTCGGGCGTCATTGAGAAGCCCGCCAGCAGCGGCTGCTGTTTGATGAGTACTTCACCGTGGATGGGACGCTCGTTGAATGGTGGGCTTCTTTTTACAGTTTTAGGCTCAACGGCGGGGAGCCGCCCAAGGGAAGTGGGGGACGGCACCGGGATGGTGGATTTTCGGGGCGAGGAAAAAAGCAACCAGACGCACGAGTCGAGCACCGATCCGCTTGCCGCTTACTTGGTCGGCTCGGCTTACAACCTGCTGCGCATGGCATTTGCGCCCGGCCACAGGATAACTGCATGCGCAAATCCAAACGTCTGA
- a CDS encoding DUF6680 family protein, which translates to MDIFSVAIVVATLLGPILAVQAQKAVERARERHNRKAWVFHTLMATRAARLSTDHVQALNMIDLVFYGRRILGIHRRRKTESTVLDAWHEYLDHLNTKYEKETLSLWAAKGDELFVNLLFALAVDVGFRFDRVQLMKGAYSPIAHGELELEQQQLRKFAIDLLSGGRPLKMEVTGFPIHEEALKSQLDVQAKLAAALEGRGRLSVEVVPKAGPNKALQ; encoded by the coding sequence GTGGACATTTTTAGTGTTGCGATCGTCGTCGCCACTCTGTTAGGCCCCATTCTAGCTGTTCAAGCGCAAAAGGCTGTCGAACGCGCCCGCGAGCGCCATAACAGAAAGGCATGGGTATTTCACACCCTTATGGCAACACGTGCGGCCCGGCTATCGACAGATCATGTTCAGGCGTTGAACATGATTGATCTAGTCTTCTATGGCAGACGGATCCTTGGCATCCATCGCCGCAGGAAAACAGAAAGCACCGTGCTCGATGCATGGCACGAGTATCTTGATCACCTCAATACCAAGTATGAGAAAGAGACTCTGTCACTTTGGGCGGCAAAAGGCGATGAACTCTTTGTAAATCTACTATTTGCTCTGGCCGTAGATGTGGGCTTCCGCTTTGATAGGGTTCAGCTAATGAAGGGCGCCTATTCCCCTATCGCTCACGGTGAGCTGGAACTTGAGCAGCAGCAACTCCGAAAGTTCGCGATTGACCTCCTTTCTGGTGGGCGGCCGCTGAAGATGGAAGTAACGGGCTTTCCTATTCACGAGGAAGCTCTCAAGTCGCAATTAGACGTTCAAGCAAAGCTCGCTGCCGCACTTGAAGGTCGCGGGCGTCTTTCAGTTGAAGTCGTGCCGAAAGCGGGCCCCAACAAGGCGCTCCAGTAG